The sequence below is a genomic window from Nicotiana tomentosiformis chromosome 6, ASM39032v3, whole genome shotgun sequence.
tccatccgaagtaggttttcttcccttaatgtggtagaacacaagtctttgaaaaacaaactaatctctgtgatgggtttctaGATTCTTTTaagcaaaccacaaaatgcaataggcactaaggtctccatgaaaacattgtaatcatgacttttcaaatggctcaacttccctacctctaTATCTATTTTTTTCCAACATTCGATACATAACTCTCatgcatcttcaatttcgtaacccaatcacaaatttgtcgtctttcctccaaagtgaatgtgtaacttgctttgggcttgaacaccttaccattgtttgttgtctgcaagtataattcaggccgcctgcaatattcttttaagtccattctagccttcgggttatcttttgtcttacctttaacatccatcactgtgttgaacaaattatcaaaataattcttctcaatatgcaagacatcaaggttgtgtcagaAAAGATTATCCTTctaataaggcaactcccaaaatacactctgtttcgtccaattgtgattaacaccatatccggggaatctataaggtggagcctcagtaactttactgaagttctggactctctcccaaatttcctcacctgaaagtatcggaggcgGAGAATCATATTtcactttattatttttgaatgcatttttcatccttctaaactcatgatcatcaggcaagaattgacggtgacaatcaaaccatgatttctttcggccatgtttcaaagtgaacgctttactattttccatgcagtaaggacaagctagatTGCAaacagtcatccacccagacaacattccatacgcaggaaaatcattaatagtccacattaaattagcacgcaaattgaaattcttcttggttgatatgtcatatgtttcaacaccatcataccacaattgttttatctcatcaatcaaaggttgcaaatatacatcaatcaaactttttggattacgtggaccggggataatacaatttaagaatatatatggactagtcatacacaactcaggtggtagattataaggtgtaagaaagacaggccaacatgaatatggtgtcgcagatatagaaaaaggcgtgaagccatccgcacacagacctaaccgaatgttccttggttcactagcaaaatctggatatgtcctatcaaagtgcctccaagcttctccatctgaaggatgacacataacaccaggtggtcttctattttcaaagtgtcatctcatatgaggagcagaactcatcgacgcatataacctctttagcCTAGGTATAataggtaaataatgcatcgccttgacaacgaccatattcccgctggaaagcctttTGAAATGAGGCTTtttgcaaaatttacaactgtctaaagttgcatcatctttataatataacatgcaaccatcttcacaacaatcaattctcattgacgaaagtcctaacttagaaaccaatctctttgctttatagaaatcaccaggtaagttgatattagggttaactagttcactcataaggtcaatgaaagagtccatggctgctcgagaaatattccaattagatttgatacttagtaatctaactgcaacagacagctcaaagtgcggacttccttcacgtagtggacgactagcttcctctaactgttcataaaaacgttttgcgtcatcattaggagtttgttcaacattttcattgggctcacccccgaagtgcatcccaaaagcatccgcaaccatatcctgaattctagaatcaagatttgtattctccaccgacctactactttcaccaacaaccatgttatgaaatatcccacggctaccatcgatctctccatgattagtccacacaaagtaattctctataaaccccttcctataaagatgaagcttaacttcctccgattttttaaacttcatacaatcgcacctgacacaagggcacctaattactccttcactttggtatggtggaagtgacattgcatgtctaataaagtcatcaaccccttctacaaaatcctcccgcaatccccgccgattaggataattcctattgtacatccaagtacgatgttccatctatacaataaaacaacaaattaatttattccataattataaattaattatatctttttttagttaattcaagatagttattttttcctaattacaccaatttatatcctaaaaattcaattcatatcctaaaagttccaattcatatcctaaaagttcaattcacaagaacaaatcctaaaaactaaaattcaattcatatcctatgagtttaaacataaactaactaaactaaagaaattcaacacataccctaaaagttcgattcacaagaacaaattaatttattctacaattataaattaattatatcttttttagttaattcaagataattattttttccttattacaccaatttatatcctaaaagttcaattcatatccaaaaggtccaattaatatcctaaaagttcaattcacacgAACAAATCCTAAacactaaaatttcaattcatatcctacgagtttaaacataaactaactaaactaaagaaattcaacccataccctaaaagttttattcacaagaacaaattaatttattctataattataaattaattatatctttttagttaattcaagataattattttttcctaattacaccaatttatatcctagaagtttaattcatatccaaaagatccaattcatatcctaaaagttcaattcacaagaacaaatcctaaacactaaaattttaattcatatcctacgagtttaaacataaactaactaaactaaagaaattcaacccataccttaaaagttcgattcacaagaacaaattaatttattctgcaatgataaattaattatatctttttagttaattcaagataattattttttcctaattacaccaatttatatcctaaaagttcaattcatatccaaaaggtccaattcacaacttaaaattttaattcatatcctaaaagttcaattcaccagaacaaatcctaaaaactaaaatttcaattcatatcctacgagtttaaacataaactaactaaactaaagaaattcaacccataccttaaaagttcgattcacaagaacaaatcctaaaccctagattctaactaaactatttaagacaatacaaagttaataattcaattctaactaaactattcaagacaatacaaactcaaaattgaaacactcatcaattaaaactaatgcataactaattgactaattaacaaaactaattagttaataaaactaattaaaacaagacctaaaccctaatcctcaataaaatacaatatttaaataattgaaacactaatcaattgaaactaattcataactaattaacaaaacctagaaataataaataaataagttgtaattcaaacctagaatttttaggaggtggagaaggagaggggcggcagtggcagtggcagtggcagtggcagcggcgacggcgacgGCGACGTCAACGGCGGGGGCTGGGCAGTGgcgacgcggggtggggaatgggatttatgtgagagaaatagagaaggagaggggaaggtattgagtgagggaaaaggagaggggaaggtaagagagaaatgggggttcccccgttatttcaattctgatttcagaattaccgaccaaagttggtcggtacattaagtgttgaccgtttgaccaaaaaccgaccaactttggtcggttttttttacaaaaaattaaattctttttttgtgttttttttcttaaaatattataaactattaaaaataaatttataaactataagcatttattttatttaactatacaatgattataaataattataaactataagcataatctttataaataattatattaactatttacttttaataaattataataatatctatctaagtaaattttctatgttataattaagtatgtgagtaatttctctctcacacacacatacactatattgtaattgatgctaataacttcttttttcattcgttcatcactaataatgcatgacatagattaatcgatatataggtcgagacgttttgatgaatcatcgattaatattcatcgatgcatctaagtaagttataagtcgatgaatcaatttacaaatagatatatttgatgataaattatatatactaattaggatcttcataagtctatccctaaaataactcgaccctgtggtcctagcgctttgtgttcttatatatatacgggtatacctctctctctatatatatacacacacacacacacacacttcattgtaatactttaactatatatatagcttgttatagtatatgtttgtgtgtgtgtgtgtgtgtgtgtgtatatatatatatatatatatatataacacgcttcgttgtactactttaactgcatatatagcatgttatatatagtatatgttagtgtattcattatttgtattacaaaagtgttaacggattatatttatattatttagatagtaaatataaaagtaattcaaaagtttgaccaatgttgacgtaataaccgaccaactttcgtcggttattttgcagaaaataacaattaccgaccaaagttggtcggtaaatgcttcccctgcattaaccgaccaacgttgatcggtaattttacatataaattcttaaatattataaaatattttaaataataaaataattattaaaatttaaaaaattgggtccagattaccgaccaacgttggtcggtaatccaaaattttcttgtctgaccagctgggtcaattcgttgaccaatttaccgaccaacgttggttggtatttagttttaaaaaaatgtaaaaaaaaataaaaattccagtttccgtccaagctggacggtttttggtcgctttttttgaccgaccaacgttggtaggaaatatttggtcggtttttagcggatttctagtagtgaaccAAACCCCTTGTTTTGCTTTTGGGGATGAAGCAACAATGCAACTAGTCTTACTACGGATACCATCTTTAAATGTGACTCAACATATTAAATCTTCAACAAAACACAAACAACATGAAGAGCGTAAGAGTACTGAGTACCTAGATATGTATACTAAGTTCCATATATGGTCAATAATCACAATGGGTTACTTTACCTAGATATGTAtatattttaaagttaaattgggAGCAAATGCAACCCAAagttatctttttctttttcttctccttttcttttcttattttggaAAGAATATATGAAAGAATGAACTGTGTACAAAAACATTAAACTGCATGCCACATAACATGGTAATGGCAATGGTGCCTTGGAAATAAAAGTTTTAAGGTTTGAAATTTGTTCTATGACACTATTGCATAGACATTCTTAATAATCTGAAGCAATGATATCAGTAACATAAAATAATATGTTAAAAAGGAAAACTAAATTCAAGTTGCAATTCAGGAGTGAACGATTAGAGTTGACTCAACCATGCTGCACTCACTTAATAATAAGTGCAAATTGGTCTAGGTTCCAGCAATTTTTTTCTTCTCGTTTCCCCCCTTTTTACTGTGCTGTGTCAGATTCAGTTTCCtgcttcttatttttgtttcAGATTTATGAATGGATTAACAACTCTGAGCGTCTTTATCTATCACCTAGAGATGTTGCAGTTCGGCTGGATCTGATATCAAAAGCTCACGGTCTGAAAGCAGCAGAGAAGTATTTCGCTAGCACTCCAGATATTCTGAGAGCTTCTTGTGTGTATGGTGCTCTTTTAAACTGCTATGCCGATGCAAAATCATGGAGTAAAGGGGAAGGAACAATGCAAAAGATGAGGGATTTGAAGGATGCTAATTTAGTGACTTATACTATTATGATGAACCTTTATGCTAAAATGGGAAACCTTGAGAAACTACACTTGTTAGTGCAAGAGATGGAATATAAAGGAATTGCAGGTGATAGTAGCTCCTATAATATCCGCTTAAATGCATATGCATTTGTTCCTGATGTAATAGGGATGGAAAAGCTTTAGATGAAGATGGAAGAAGATCATATGCTGATTAAATGGAATGCTTATGCCGcagaggcggagctaggatttgaagtttatggattCGGGATATTAGTTTGTTTGAGTTACTAGGTTCCAAATTGATAATTTGTTCATATTTAAtggatttcttaagacaaatacataGTTTGGACGAAAATTActaggttcggccgaacccgtgtCACGCTAGCTCCACCCTTGCTTATGCAGTCGCCGCCAAGGGCTACATGAAAGCTGATGATGTAGAAAAGGCTTCAAAGGTATTGAAAAAATGTGAGTACCTTAGGGGAAAAAGTTGCTAATGAGACGCTGCTTACCCTCTATGCTAGTAAGGGAAAGAAGATATTTGCTGAGTGGGAAGCGGATAAAGTATATTTTGACATTAGAATTCCAAATTTTCTCATATGCATTTACTGCAAAAAGGGTTATTTGGAAAAGGCTGAATCTGTTATTGAAAGACTCTTGGAGTCCGAAGAACTTGATGAAATGGAAGAAGAACTTGAGGAGACTGGATGATTGGTAGGAACATCTCTAGGGTACTGGATGGAAAGATTATTTGTGTTAGAACATAACACATTGATGTTAGAGGGTTAGAATAGAATCCTATTATTAGAATGTTAAGTGGTGGTGTTAGAATGTTAGAACTGTTAAGTTCTTAATATGATAGTGTTAACGTTGGACAAATACCATATGTATATTGGTTGGTATCTAAAAAATAGGTACATCTTGTATTTATCAAATTATTGATGAATCAATATGATTCTTCTACGTTATTTCCTCACCATCTGATTGTTCTAAATTAACTGCATCATTCTGTGTGAAGTGTTTATGAGGTGGAAAACATGAGAGTTAATTGCTTTGTTATGTGTTCTTGCATTTTCTATTAGTTTTGTGTTCTCCAACACAGGTTGATGAAAGAGGATTACATAAAACTGGAAAAATACAAATCTGATGGTGTTTTTGGTAGCAGTCCATGCATGGGGTTGATTTACTTTTGGACATGTTATCTTTGTGTTGTTTCAGCCTAGTAAGGTCATTTCGATATTATCTTCTTCCTACTTCAATCAATAGCAGCTCCTGTGTTTTGCTAACAGGACAATGGGATTCAATGTATATAATTCAATTGTTGGCCCACCAAGATTTGGGCTACCAATCAATATATTACAGCTAGGTGTGTCGGGTCGGGTCGGGTCGGATGGGTCAAAAACTGgtaatgaaaaaataaataaattatacgacccgacccatatttgatacggataaaaaacgggttaaccggcggataatatgagtaaccatattatccacgacttcatgaatatgatcacttttggaagaattcctagtcttccaaacttgaggaacctccaatttgaggttttacaaatgtaaaagttaaaccaattaggtatccattggttatccattttttaaatggataatatgattcttattcatatttgatccgtttttaaatagttcattatccaacccatttttagtggataatatgggtggttaactattttcttttaatcatTTTGTGACCCTTAATTACAGCCCAAAACTTTCCTTTAAAAGAAATGTAAAACTGTTTCTCTTTTCTTTTGCATTTAATTTTGAACTAAAGTTGTTTTACAGTTGAAATAGAGGCTGGATATGGCTTGTTGATACTTCAGATCTAAACCCTTTCACTTAAACCATTTTTACTATTCTAAACCTTGCACTCTCCTACTTTAAATTAATTGAATTTGATGAGTTACAATTGTTCTTCTCTTCTTTGGACAAATAACTGTAGAGACATGATGTAGCTAGGTTAAATTACCTTGGTCTTGGTCAAATAAGTCTGCCCATTAAAATATAGGCTTATCTTGCCTTTCTGCCGAACTTTAATTATGAATTATGATGTAGGAGAAGGATTCTTTGGAGGGGAGAGAATCGGGACAGAATATAAAAGAAATATATTTTAGAAGCCATCACTGGCCAGTATGCAATGATAGAGAAATATGACAATAATTTTGTGATTGGTAAAAGAATGTAAATAGCATGGGAATGGTGAAACACTATTTAAGAGTAGAATATGATGATACATGACATCAAGGGAACAAAAAGTCATTTGTTTTATTTAAAAAAGGAAAGTTGCATAATAATTGGGATGCCTTTAATATGTCTGGTTCAAATGATAGGTGACGAAGGCATGTTGATGCATTAAATAATCTACAAAAGAAAGTTCATTGTAATTTATTGGAGGATAATATGGTCTACAACTTGTTCAAAGTAGATACGACTACGCATTTTCTACATGAAATGAGAGTGGCCCTAACATAGTTTATACCTACCATATTTGTCTTCACTATTTTGTCAACTTGTTTCTTTGTTTACTTTGGGAGCAAGACAATTCTATCCTATCCGATCTATGTAGGGTGGACATTATGCAAACATATGTCACGTCCTTCGTATTTGACTAAGTACATGTGCCTTACTTGACAATTCACTCATAATTTTGCACAGCTTACTCACGTTCTTGCTATGtcaagtcagccttactacatTAAAGATCGTTAATGGAATGTTAGAACACAAGATAATTGCCAAAGGAAGCTTTTATATTACAGAGAACTTGATTGTTTTTGCTTGATGAGTTACACATGAATAACCCCTTTATACTAGTTTCATAAGGACTAGTGGGTAAATAATAATTATACACAAGACccttattatttacaagtaagtCTCTTCTCTAGAATATTCTAAATAGGTAGAATTTtctaaggactttcctagcaatttcatagggttctaaggtcttccATGAGAAATCTACATATTTCTCTAGAACCTTCCCACATGTGCTAGTCTATTTTATATGTAAGCTTAcacatggcattaatatatgccaaatggcacctacgtggcatgatgatGTGGCGGGTCATAGCACTCTCCCCCACCCAATTTTGTGCCGCCATCGGTACAAAGCATCAACACGTCCGCACGCACATCGCCTTGGTGTCGTCAGAGATTTTTGTCCATTAGCCATGATTCTATATGGAGCGGTTCGCCTTCCCATGTCACAAGGTACTAGTCACTATTCTTCTTGCCCTATTTGTACTTTGGACGGCTATCAATGATGGCTTCGATCCTCCGCCCATCGGATGCCTCTCCTTGCTCTTGACCTGAATCTCCCCATGACTCAACCAAGTCTAGCACCTTCTCAAGCATCGGTTCCATTCTTCCACTCCCTATTTGGTTGCCCTCCGTGATCCCATCCTTTCTAGCAAACTTGTCCCCTCTGCTTGGTGCATCGTATAGGTCCGATAACATGCCATCACTTTGTAACTTGCCATCCTCTTCAACTATGTACGCCCAACTTTTCTTGCTACCACCGTGCTCAATTTGCTGGCGCCAAGATAGGCTTTGGAATCCTTTACTTTCGACTTAGATTCCAAGCGCATTCCTCCAATGCAGGCGGTCCCTCCTGTGTCACCCTTGTGTGCATGAGCAAAGTTCCCTATCATTGTTGCAAGCTTCCCCAACTCTGGGCATTCACGTCACGTCCCAAACTCGGAgagcgcgaccgatgctcaaccgagtgagCCCGGCCGAGCAAGActattagatttcattctacccaaacttatccatgaataaagaggagatgcactccattaatcaaacactgaatataattcattaacaactcccattttattccattagcaacttcattcataatttccaaatttAATGAAAAGCATGTTTGCCAAATAGAAACATTTGTAGTTCAATTTCCAATATCATACACCactcacaacctgtctacggaccTTTAAGTATagtagaagagtaatatgaaaatgtcggcaacaagatcccggctatacctcaaaacacagtacatgaaaaacaaaagatacatgacccctaaataaagtggggcttaccagatcagctgaaaagagtgtactgttatcactgatcaataccgccTGCTGTAGaagcacttgcatccattaaagatgcagcgcccccggcaaaaaggacgttagtactatcgaatagcactagtatgtatagctaaaagtcctctttcaaaatagaatgcccatataagaaaatgcaacatatagaaacaacaagtcataatcaataaTATCCCAatatccagttaaaa
It includes:
- the LOC104107658 gene encoding pentatricopeptide repeat-containing protein At2g20710, mitochondrial-like, whose product is MALNSQEILQIYEWINNSERLYLSPRDVAVRLDLISKAHGLKAAEKYFASTPDILRASCVYGALLNCYADAKSWSKGEGTMQKMRDLKDANLVTYTIMMNLYAKMGNLEKLHLLVQEMEYKGIAGDSSSYNIRLNAYAFVPDVIGMEKL